Proteins found in one Paenibacillus borealis genomic segment:
- the ppk1 gene encoding polyphosphate kinase 1 has protein sequence MNVNAEEKKNNHTSPATAYLNRDLSWIEFNRRVLAEAQDPENPLMERAKFLAIVSSNLDEFISVRVAGIQDQIRAGYTKKDFTGYTPSGLYKRLIKRVTKIIADQYRTFKDISRSLHKEGIVFVDYKDLTHAQEQSIEQYYRDIIYPVLTPMAVDQSRPFPLVHSQFIYLAVVLTRKNSQEEEPYFAILQIPSNLPRCIPLPHRSNSKKRQFVFIEDVIRQHIQTLFSGYDPVAVSEFRLTRNSDLTIDEEGAEDLLEEIEKELRKRRRGVPARLEVQKGIHPYALEQLQAEFELEDFVFEIEGPLDLSFLRGFAGSVKGFSYLHHAPIEPLYPAEFEENEDFFEVLGERDVLVYHPYESFDAMTDFIIQASEDEQVMAIKMTLYRVSGKSPLITALANAAESGKQVTVVVELKARFDEERNIAWARKLEQSGCHVVYGLVGLKTHAKVTLIVRQEGPELRRYVHVGTGNYNDSTAKAYTDLSLFTANHEIGLDASELFNQMTGYSANYNWNSFIVAPTNMSLSLQKLILREAEHAAAGRPARIIAKMNSLSNQEVIDNLYSAAQAGVSIDLIVRGVCCLRPGIEGLSERITVRSIVDRFLEHSRIYYFENGGKPEVYLSSADWMTRNLTRRIELMCPVKDSNIRKQIVKILDLSLMDNVKSSFLQPNGYYERADDKKAPFRSQFAAMNVTRWKGGRALPSPTKHS, from the coding sequence ATGAACGTGAATGCAGAAGAGAAAAAAAACAACCACACCAGTCCCGCCACAGCCTATCTGAACCGCGATTTGAGCTGGATTGAATTCAACCGGCGTGTCCTCGCTGAAGCACAGGACCCGGAGAACCCGCTTATGGAGCGGGCCAAATTCCTGGCGATTGTGTCCAGCAATCTGGATGAATTCATCAGCGTCCGTGTAGCGGGCATACAGGATCAGATCCGGGCGGGTTATACCAAAAAGGATTTCACCGGCTACACCCCCTCCGGCCTGTACAAGCGTCTGATCAAACGGGTCACCAAAATCATCGCCGACCAATACCGTACCTTCAAGGACATTTCCCGGAGTCTGCACAAGGAAGGGATCGTGTTCGTTGATTACAAGGACCTCACGCATGCCCAGGAGCAATCCATTGAGCAATATTACCGTGATATCATCTATCCAGTCTTAACGCCGATGGCCGTGGATCAGAGCCGTCCGTTTCCGCTTGTGCACAGCCAGTTCATCTATCTGGCAGTCGTGCTGACACGCAAGAACAGCCAGGAAGAAGAACCTTATTTCGCAATCCTGCAGATTCCGTCGAATCTGCCGCGCTGTATCCCGCTGCCCCACCGCTCCAACAGCAAGAAACGGCAGTTTGTCTTTATAGAAGATGTGATCCGCCAGCATATTCAGACCTTGTTCAGCGGGTATGATCCTGTAGCGGTCAGTGAATTCCGCCTGACCCGCAATTCTGATCTGACCATTGATGAGGAAGGCGCAGAGGATCTGCTGGAGGAGATTGAGAAGGAGCTGCGCAAACGCCGCCGCGGCGTCCCTGCCCGTCTTGAAGTACAGAAGGGGATTCACCCTTATGCCCTGGAGCAGCTGCAGGCCGAATTCGAGCTTGAGGATTTCGTGTTTGAAATTGAAGGGCCGCTGGATCTCAGCTTCCTGCGCGGGTTCGCCGGCAGCGTCAAGGGCTTCAGCTACCTGCATCATGCACCGATCGAGCCGCTCTATCCGGCGGAATTCGAGGAGAATGAGGACTTCTTCGAGGTGCTTGGCGAACGCGATGTGCTGGTCTATCATCCGTATGAATCCTTCGATGCGATGACGGACTTCATCATTCAGGCTTCCGAGGATGAGCAGGTTATGGCGATCAAAATGACCCTGTACCGGGTCAGCGGGAAATCGCCGCTGATTACCGCCCTGGCCAATGCCGCCGAATCAGGTAAGCAGGTTACGGTAGTTGTGGAGCTGAAAGCCAGATTTGATGAGGAGCGCAACATTGCCTGGGCACGCAAGCTGGAGCAGTCCGGCTGTCATGTGGTATATGGACTCGTTGGCCTCAAAACCCATGCCAAGGTTACGCTGATTGTCCGCCAGGAGGGCCCTGAGCTGCGCCGTTATGTGCATGTAGGGACTGGGAACTATAATGACAGCACCGCCAAGGCATATACAGATCTTAGCCTGTTCACCGCCAATCATGAGATCGGCCTGGATGCCTCGGAGCTGTTCAACCAGATGACCGGATATTCAGCGAACTATAACTGGAACTCCTTCATTGTGGCGCCGACCAACATGAGCCTGTCCCTCCAGAAGCTGATCCTGCGTGAAGCAGAGCATGCTGCCGCCGGCAGACCTGCACGGATCATTGCCAAAATGAACTCACTGTCCAATCAGGAGGTTATCGACAACCTGTACAGCGCAGCGCAGGCCGGGGTGTCAATCGATTTGATTGTACGCGGCGTCTGCTGCCTGCGTCCGGGCATTGAAGGACTAAGTGAACGGATTACAGTGCGCAGTATTGTCGACCGCTTCCTGGAGCATTCACGCATCTATTATTTCGAGAACGGCGGCAAACCGGAGGTCTACCTGTCCAGTGCCGACTGGATGACACGCAACCTGACCCGGCGGATTGAGCTGATGTGTCCGGTGAAGGACAGCAACATCCGCAAGCAGATCGTCAAGATATTAGATTTGTCGCTGATGGATAATGTGAAATCCAGCTTCCTGCAGCCTAACGGTTATTATGAACGTGCGGACGACAAAAAGGCCCCTTTCCGGAGCCAGTTCGCCGCTATGAATGTTACCCGCTGGAAGGGAGGCCGAGCTTTACCTTCACCGACCAAGCATTCCTGA
- a CDS encoding 3D domain-containing protein gives MKIKFGAITALAAVLGLGTLLQAAPVQADSVHIAGEATTYYTLSNHYGISMEELMNANPQISASNIYPGLKLAIPGTVQAKTVAVTETAADSVVTNGDLSVLSVEPASNTVQAWGKAFTYAKSIQVKASAYSSAASENGKWGAVDYFGNALKLGTIAVDPSVIPLGTKVLVTGYSHPGLPKQAFLATATDMGSAIKGNRIDIFIPGSQSFVADFGYQYVQLYIIQ, from the coding sequence ATGAAAATCAAGTTCGGAGCCATCACAGCCCTGGCTGCTGTACTGGGACTCGGCACCTTGCTCCAAGCCGCCCCTGTTCAAGCTGACAGCGTACATATCGCTGGAGAAGCTACTACCTATTATACTCTATCTAATCACTATGGCATCAGCATGGAAGAACTGATGAACGCCAATCCGCAAATTTCTGCGAGCAACATCTACCCGGGGCTTAAGCTGGCCATTCCGGGCACCGTTCAGGCAAAAACGGTCGCAGTAACAGAAACGGCAGCTGATTCGGTTGTAACTAATGGAGACTTGTCCGTACTAAGTGTTGAACCTGCGTCGAACACCGTTCAAGCCTGGGGCAAAGCTTTTACTTATGCCAAATCCATTCAGGTGAAGGCTTCGGCCTATTCCTCGGCTGCCAGTGAGAACGGAAAGTGGGGAGCGGTTGATTACTTCGGCAATGCGCTTAAGCTGGGAACCATTGCAGTAGATCCCAGTGTCATTCCGCTGGGCACCAAGGTCCTTGTAACCGGTTATTCTCATCCGGGTCTCCCGAAGCAGGCCTTCCTGGCCACGGCAACCGACATGGGGAGCGCGATCAAGGGCAACCGGATTGATATCTTCATTCCCGGAAGTCAGAGCTTTGTAGCCGACTTCGGCTATCAATATGTACAATTATATATTATTCAATAA
- a CDS encoding DUF4178 domain-containing protein, translating into MGLWKRIGNMFSKPEAPAVPASMLNLSPGDICEVSLVTYEVTGRTKTSGRNAAVLTLRDGSQISYLYIEEREQLQYRLYHPIDGRLDSPSEVPATLELDDRTFYLEEEYEGYAAVTGQTPYMNGGEQHVWQYQSDDSRLLRVEWQNGRFMLYEGETVIPADVRVIRAS; encoded by the coding sequence TTGGGTTTATGGAAAAGAATCGGTAATATGTTCTCGAAGCCGGAGGCGCCCGCTGTGCCTGCAAGCATGCTGAACCTGTCTCCCGGAGATATCTGTGAGGTATCCCTGGTAACCTACGAAGTAACGGGCCGTACGAAGACTAGCGGCCGCAATGCTGCTGTATTAACGCTGCGCGACGGAAGCCAGATTTCTTATCTGTATATTGAGGAGCGGGAGCAGCTGCAATACCGATTGTATCACCCGATCGACGGACGTCTGGATAGTCCTTCCGAGGTACCGGCTACACTGGAGCTGGATGACCGTACTTTTTATCTGGAGGAAGAATACGAGGGGTATGCAGCTGTTACAGGCCAGACCCCATATATGAACGGCGGAGAGCAGCATGTCTGGCAATACCAGTCGGATGATTCGCGGCTGCTGCGTGTGGAATGGCAGAATGGCCGGTTCATGCTCTATGAAGGTGAAACTGTCATTCCGGCTGATGTCAGAGTGATCCGTGCGTCTTAA
- a CDS encoding dihydroorotate dehydrogenase electron transfer subunit — MATVISNERLGDGVYHLVVEGGNGGAMGQFYMLRAWGAYPLLSRPLSIHQVNDSGVDFLYHVVGEGTEILAGLKPGDKLELEGPFGTGFPHVEGKVALVGGGIGIAPLYYCAQELPESDIYLGFSREPFRTEAFRPLAAELTVDVGGHILDSVDFTAYDHIFVCGPHPMLKAAQLKGIAAETAGKRPDVYLSLENRMACGIGACLVCSVSCKDGQRKACADGPVFLAGEVLFHD, encoded by the coding sequence GTGGCGACGGTGATTAGTAACGAGCGGCTGGGAGACGGAGTATACCACCTGGTGGTTGAAGGTGGTAACGGAGGTGCGATGGGTCAATTCTACATGCTGCGGGCGTGGGGAGCCTATCCGCTGCTGTCCAGACCGCTTAGCATACATCAGGTGAATGACAGCGGTGTTGATTTTTTGTATCACGTAGTAGGGGAAGGCACGGAGATTCTTGCCGGACTGAAGCCGGGAGACAAGCTTGAACTCGAGGGGCCATTCGGCACCGGCTTCCCGCATGTGGAAGGTAAGGTCGCGTTAGTAGGCGGGGGCATCGGAATTGCTCCGCTCTATTACTGCGCCCAGGAGCTTCCGGAGAGTGACATCTACCTCGGCTTCAGCCGGGAACCTTTTCGTACCGAAGCCTTCCGTCCGCTTGCTGCCGAACTGACCGTCGATGTGGGCGGCCACATTCTAGACAGCGTGGATTTCACAGCCTATGATCATATATTTGTCTGCGGTCCGCATCCCATGCTGAAGGCGGCACAGCTCAAGGGCATAGCAGCGGAAACAGCCGGCAAGCGTCCTGACGTATATCTGTCGCTGGAGAACCGAATGGCCTGCGGCATCGGTGCCTGTCTCGTCTGCAGTGTATCCTGCAAGGATGGACAACGGAAGGCCTGCGCGGACGGCCCCGTCTTCCTGGCTGGGGAGGTGCTGTTCCATGATTAA
- a CDS encoding dihydroorotate dehydrogenase, with protein MINTTATIAGVHFKNPIVMASGTFGFGREYGKLYNVSLLGGISGKGLTLHAKAGNPGVRVYETASGMLNSVGLENPGVEAFLAKELPYWETLDTARIVNLGGNTLADYVLGAELIQRDADARLLRGKPAVDMIELNISCPNVKEGGIAFGVKTPAALEVVRAVRAATRLPLAVKLSPNAEDIAEMAEMCEAEGADAVSLINTISGMKIDVRRRRSVFNNLYAGLSGPAIKPVALRMVHQVSKRVSIPVIGMGGITSATDIIEFIMAGATVIQVGTYNFMNLRAGSTLVEELQQFMAEENISSLDEIRGIV; from the coding sequence ATGATTAATACAACTGCTACTATTGCCGGTGTTCATTTCAAGAACCCGATTGTTATGGCTTCGGGCACGTTTGGCTTCGGCCGTGAATATGGCAAGCTCTATAATGTATCCCTGCTTGGCGGAATCTCCGGCAAAGGGCTGACGCTCCATGCCAAAGCGGGAAATCCCGGTGTACGCGTGTATGAGACAGCTTCGGGCATGCTGAACAGTGTAGGACTTGAGAATCCGGGAGTGGAAGCCTTCCTGGCCAAGGAGCTCCCATATTGGGAGACACTGGACACGGCGCGTATCGTGAATCTGGGCGGCAACACGCTGGCTGATTACGTGCTCGGCGCCGAGCTGATCCAGCGTGATGCGGATGCCCGCCTGCTTAGAGGCAAACCGGCAGTGGATATGATCGAGCTGAACATCTCTTGTCCGAATGTGAAGGAAGGCGGCATCGCCTTCGGCGTGAAGACTCCGGCAGCGCTTGAGGTTGTCCGGGCAGTTAGAGCAGCAACCCGTCTTCCGCTGGCCGTGAAGCTGTCGCCGAACGCCGAGGATATCGCAGAGATGGCTGAGATGTGTGAGGCTGAGGGAGCGGATGCCGTCTCGCTGATCAATACGATCTCAGGAATGAAGATTGATGTGCGCCGCCGCCGCAGTGTATTTAATAATCTGTATGCCGGTCTGTCCGGACCTGCCATTAAGCCTGTAGCCTTGCGGATGGTGCATCAGGTATCCAAGCGTGTATCCATTCCGGTAATCGGTATGGGCGGAATCACTTCAGCTACGGATATTATTGAATTCATTATGGCTGGTGCCACCGTCATTCAAGTGGGGACGTACAACTTCATGAATTTACGGGCGGGCAGTACACTTGTCGAAGAGCTGCAGCAATTCATGGCCGAAGAGAATATCTCCTCACTGGATGAAATCCGCGGTATTGTATAG
- a CDS encoding DUF350 domain-containing protein → MDFHTLVSMVVWTVSGAVLLCVLMFVDSLFTRYDDLEELKAGNMAVTTRFVLKLGAQGYILSSSIAAASRLGEALIVSIVSFVLLFVLEKTAELLLGRVGKLDLDHGTQLGKVGYGLLAGSLHVIGALIIAAFIRG, encoded by the coding sequence ATGGATTTCCATACCCTGGTGTCCATGGTAGTGTGGACGGTCAGCGGCGCAGTGCTGCTGTGTGTGCTGATGTTTGTGGATTCGCTGTTTACCCGTTACGATGATTTGGAAGAACTCAAAGCAGGCAATATGGCAGTCACTACGCGCTTTGTGCTGAAGCTGGGGGCTCAGGGCTATATACTATCATCATCCATTGCTGCGGCTAGCCGGCTTGGGGAAGCACTGATTGTCTCTATCGTGTCTTTTGTACTGCTGTTCGTTCTCGAAAAGACAGCCGAGCTGCTGCTGGGCAGGGTGGGCAAGCTTGATCTTGATCATGGCACTCAGCTGGGCAAAGTCGGTTATGGACTGCTTGCAGGCTCATTACATGTAATCGGGGCTTTAATTATTGCTGCATTTATTCGTGGATAA
- a CDS encoding polysaccharide deacetylase family protein, which produces MKLARIRRILLLIFIIVMILPCIFPSAELASVAAHTSAQPEVSVEEDDAVPAGSTASQSTARRHKKNKGLSLSQLLRKYPDTIKTQGPRRKIIALTFDDVPDPRFTPQLLDVLHKYNVKATFFVVGSRAEKHPGLVARILREGHAIGNHSYNHPEFSKLSMNEFRTQIVRTENIIQVLAGYKPRLIRPPYGDISEQQLKWAKSHGYKLVNWNVDSLDWRGLSKTQVRNNILSRAGKGAIILQHGGGGRGSDLKGTVQALPEVISIMRKRGYSFVTVPQMFEVSKSK; this is translated from the coding sequence ATGAAGTTGGCAAGAATCCGCCGCATTTTGCTGCTCATTTTCATAATTGTTATGATCCTGCCCTGCATCTTCCCGTCTGCAGAGCTTGCTTCTGTTGCAGCCCACACTTCTGCCCAGCCGGAGGTCTCTGTTGAAGAAGATGATGCCGTTCCGGCCGGTTCCACTGCCTCCCAGTCTACAGCCCGGCGCCACAAAAAAAATAAAGGGCTCTCCCTCAGCCAGCTGCTGCGCAAATATCCGGATACGATCAAGACACAGGGTCCCCGGCGCAAGATCATCGCCCTGACCTTTGACGATGTGCCTGATCCGCGCTTTACCCCGCAGCTGCTGGATGTTCTCCATAAATATAATGTCAAAGCCACCTTTTTCGTCGTCGGCAGCCGGGCAGAGAAACATCCCGGTCTCGTTGCACGGATCCTCCGTGAAGGCCATGCGATCGGTAACCACTCCTACAATCATCCCGAATTCAGCAAGCTGAGCATGAATGAATTCCGCACCCAGATCGTCCGCACCGAAAATATTATCCAGGTTCTTGCGGGGTATAAGCCCCGGCTGATCCGCCCCCCGTACGGTGATATCAGTGAGCAGCAGCTGAAATGGGCCAAATCCCACGGCTATAAGCTGGTGAACTGGAATGTCGACTCCCTCGACTGGAGGGGTTTATCCAAGACCCAGGTGCGGAACAATATTCTCTCCCGTGCCGGGAAAGGGGCCATTATACTCCAGCACGGCGGCGGCGGCCGGGGCAGTGATCTGAAGGGAACGGTACAGGCGCTTCCTGAAGTCATCAGTATTATGCGCAAACGGGGTTATAGCTTCGTGACCGTTCCGCAAATGTTCGAAGTCAGCAAGAGCAAATGA
- a CDS encoding NADH:flavin oxidoreductase/NADH oxidase: MADLFAPYELKALTLKNRVVMPPMCQYAVEKQDGIPTDWHFVHYVSRAVGGTGFIIVEMSGIHPDGRITNQDTGIWDDGQIAAHKRISEAVHTHGARIAIQLGHAGRKAVDANPPVAPSAIPFDAHSKTPHALTRDEIAEMVNAYREAARRAVEAGYDTVELHGAHGYLIHQFHSPLSNVREDEYGKDPILFGEQVTEAVREVLPAEMPLIMRVSAKEYVEGGYNEAYALEFCRRYKAAGVDMFHVSSGGEGPIGSNGGPNAGPGYQVDLAEYIRSGLQVPVIAVGRLESYEEAQAVIAEARAELVAVGRGMLSDPYWVLHAEEALGGIDQASLPKPYVRGFWNKK, translated from the coding sequence ATGGCAGATTTGTTTGCACCTTATGAACTGAAGGCCCTCACTTTGAAGAACCGTGTGGTTATGCCGCCCATGTGCCAATATGCAGTTGAGAAGCAGGATGGGATTCCTACGGACTGGCACTTTGTGCATTATGTCAGCCGCGCTGTCGGCGGTACGGGATTTATCATCGTAGAGATGAGCGGGATTCATCCGGACGGGCGGATTACCAATCAGGACACAGGCATCTGGGATGACGGGCAGATTGCAGCGCACAAACGGATTAGTGAGGCTGTTCATACCCATGGAGCCAGAATCGCCATCCAGCTTGGACATGCCGGCCGTAAGGCAGTAGATGCCAATCCACCGGTTGCACCTTCGGCGATCCCGTTTGATGCACATTCCAAAACGCCCCATGCGCTGACCCGGGACGAGATTGCAGAGATGGTTAATGCGTACCGGGAAGCTGCGCGCCGGGCAGTTGAGGCCGGATATGACACCGTTGAGCTGCATGGTGCTCACGGGTACCTGATCCACCAGTTTCATTCACCCCTATCCAATGTCAGAGAAGACGAGTACGGCAAAGACCCCATTCTGTTCGGTGAGCAGGTAACAGAAGCGGTGCGTGAAGTGCTGCCGGCCGAGATGCCGCTTATAATGAGAGTTTCTGCTAAGGAATATGTAGAAGGCGGATATAATGAAGCTTACGCGCTGGAATTCTGCCGCCGTTACAAAGCCGCCGGGGTGGACATGTTCCATGTATCATCCGGCGGAGAAGGTCCGATTGGCTCTAATGGCGGTCCTAACGCAGGACCCGGATATCAGGTGGATCTTGCAGAATACATACGCAGCGGACTGCAGGTGCCGGTAATCGCTGTAGGGCGTCTGGAATCCTATGAAGAGGCCCAGGCGGTAATTGCCGAAGCGAGGGCTGAGCTTGTGGCTGTAGGCCGGGGAATGCTCAGTGATCCGTACTGGGTTCTCCATGCCGAAGAGGCGCTTGGGGGAATCGATCAGGCAAGTCTGCCTAAACCGTATGTGCGCGGGTTTTGGAACAAGAAATAG
- a CDS encoding PspA/IM30 family protein, whose translation MSIFKRLRDLTMSNVNAIIDKAEDPVKMTDQYIRDMTEDLEDAEKAVAAQIAIEKKFKQLYEEQEALVNKRNQQAHAAAQAGNADLARRALEEKKSAEAKLVEYKTSFDQNKASADNLRGKLEEMRKQLTQMKNKRETLVARYNAAKAQTEINKAMSGFSSDSASAGLKRMEDKMLQAEAQAEASNEMSSGNKSLDDEFEKLGKDQAVEDELAALMKQYDKQ comes from the coding sequence ATGTCTATATTTAAAAGATTGCGTGATCTGACCATGTCCAATGTGAATGCGATTATTGATAAAGCGGAAGACCCGGTCAAAATGACCGACCAATACATTCGTGATATGACCGAGGATCTGGAAGATGCCGAGAAAGCGGTAGCTGCCCAGATCGCCATTGAGAAGAAGTTCAAGCAACTGTACGAAGAGCAGGAAGCACTGGTGAACAAGCGCAACCAGCAGGCACACGCTGCCGCTCAAGCCGGTAATGCTGATCTGGCCCGCCGTGCACTGGAAGAGAAGAAATCGGCTGAAGCCAAGCTCGTAGAGTACAAGACCAGCTTCGACCAGAACAAGGCTTCTGCGGACAATCTCCGCGGCAAGCTCGAAGAAATGCGCAAACAGCTTACACAGATGAAGAACAAACGGGAGACACTCGTTGCCCGCTACAACGCAGCGAAGGCCCAGACCGAAATCAACAAAGCTATGAGCGGGTTCAGCTCCGATTCGGCTTCAGCCGGTCTCAAACGGATGGAAGACAAGATGCTTCAGGCAGAAGCGCAGGCAGAAGCCAGCAACGAGATGAGCTCCGGCAACAAATCGCTGGATGATGAATTCGAGAAGCTGGGTAAAGACCAGGCGGTAGAGGATGAGCTGGCTGCACTGATGAAGCAATACGACAAACAATAA
- the glp gene encoding gephyrin-like molybdotransferase Glp has protein sequence MANPENHNKEYTNDKFQRSALQVREAQARLTAYAAPLSLEEVPLNQSYGRFLARSVHAPHPFPAFDRSSMDGFAVIAADTVSAGDNSVVWLKVVDVIPCGAVASREITTGTVARIMTGAQVPGGADTVVMLEATESRMEDGVTYVGIRKPQAAGLHITPRGLELGTGELVLPEGTIIGAGDIAALAALGAANVPVRRRPKVGIFATGTELLEVDEPLVPGKIRNSNSPMLEALVREAGGEPIMLGAIVDDLELARSKVQMALESYDLVITTGGVSVGDYDIMGDLIREQSGEMLFNKVTMRPGSVTTAAVRGGTILLALSGNPGACFVGFQLFARPVIGLMQGAAQPFLPEWTAVLGVDYKRVNSFTRYVRARLEIREGVLYAFPAAVDESSVTVTIKDSDCLIVIPPDSGQMTSGDKVTVLKLPGEIRG, from the coding sequence ATGGCTAACCCAGAGAACCATAACAAGGAATATACCAATGATAAATTTCAGCGCTCAGCCCTTCAGGTGAGAGAGGCTCAGGCCCGGCTGACAGCATATGCAGCACCACTTTCGCTTGAAGAAGTGCCTTTGAATCAAAGCTACGGCCGTTTTCTTGCCCGGTCCGTTCATGCGCCGCATCCCTTTCCGGCGTTTGACCGCTCAAGTATGGATGGTTTTGCAGTTATCGCGGCAGATACAGTATCGGCTGGCGATAACAGCGTGGTGTGGCTTAAGGTTGTCGATGTTATTCCCTGCGGCGCAGTAGCGTCAAGAGAGATTACGACGGGGACGGTCGCACGGATCATGACCGGAGCGCAGGTTCCGGGTGGCGCAGACACTGTCGTTATGCTGGAGGCCACGGAGAGCCGGATGGAGGATGGTGTCACTTATGTGGGTATTCGCAAGCCGCAAGCGGCGGGACTTCATATTACGCCGCGCGGCCTGGAGCTGGGAACAGGAGAACTGGTGCTGCCTGAGGGGACAATAATCGGTGCCGGTGATATCGCTGCACTGGCTGCGCTGGGAGCCGCGAATGTTCCCGTGCGCCGCAGACCCAAGGTTGGGATCTTCGCTACCGGAACTGAACTGCTGGAGGTGGACGAGCCGCTGGTTCCTGGCAAAATCCGTAACAGCAACTCTCCTATGCTGGAGGCACTTGTACGGGAAGCAGGCGGTGAGCCTATAATGCTGGGTGCGATTGTAGATGATCTGGAGCTTGCCCGGAGTAAGGTGCAGATGGCACTGGAGAGCTATGATCTTGTAATTACCACGGGCGGAGTGTCTGTCGGAGATTATGACATTATGGGGGATCTAATCCGCGAGCAAAGCGGCGAAATGCTGTTTAACAAAGTAACCATGCGACCGGGGAGCGTTACAACGGCGGCGGTCCGCGGAGGGACAATTCTGCTGGCGTTATCAGGCAACCCGGGAGCCTGCTTCGTAGGATTCCAGCTGTTCGCCCGGCCTGTCATCGGGCTGATGCAAGGCGCTGCCCAGCCATTTTTGCCGGAATGGACCGCAGTGCTGGGAGTGGACTATAAGCGGGTAAACAGCTTTACACGTTATGTCCGGGCCCGGCTGGAGATCCGGGAGGGCGTTCTCTATGCTTTTCCTGCCGCCGTCGACGAATCCTCCGTGACGGTTACGATCAAGGACAGTGATTGTCTGATCGTGATTCCGCCGGATAGCGGACAGATGACTTCCGGGGATAAAGTAACCGTGCTTAAGCTGCCGGGGGAGATCCGGGGGTGA